The following is a genomic window from Fusarium oxysporum Fo47 chromosome IV, complete sequence.
TGTGCCAATCCACTTGACGCTTGGTCTTGCGTGGAAAAGTTGAGTTTGACTACAGCCATGATATCATCCGACATTGTTGCCGAGATGGAGGATTTGGAGAGCATATTCAGAATTCGAGTCCGGTATGTGGGCGGCAGTATTGAGTGAGCATGAAACAGACGCTTGACGAGTGCCTCATCTTCCATAGACACGGAGCTTCGCTTCAATACTTCTTCAGCCGCAGATACAAGTCTGTTATCGAAACTTGATGCAGCATAAAGCGCAGGTAAGAACTTCTCCTCATCGGTAAAAGCACCACTTGCAAGCAATGCAACGAGCTTGAGCTTTAACTCTGACATCCTCTCGAAGACCTTCTGTGACTCTGGACTTTCCACGGCTAGCGATTCGAGCTCAGATTTGGTCAGTGTTGGGTTAGCCGTGGTCCAGTTCTGAGTTTGCGTAGGGTTTCGTAGTCGTAGAAAAACGCTGATCATGCTGGCGAGGAACTTTGCGTCGGCCTCGTCTGACAATCCGATTGCTTCTCGGTAATCGGTATCATCTTTGCTGCCTCTTGGAGGTATCCGGGCATCAAGGAGGAGACGTagaatgatgttgaagaatggTCCGGCTCGGGCAACACCTTGATCTTTGGCGAATCCCGATAGAGCTTTAGGTATAAGCTGTCTTCGTTCATAGTCATCCAGGCGCTCTATGCTATGTTGTATCCCTGAGATATCGAGTTGCTTGACTAACGGGGAGTCACTGGACTTGTATTGATCAAGCAGCGCGCCTACAGGAAGAATTACCCTGTGTCCAGGTTAGTCTTCATATCAATTTCACGGACTGCTCTGACTCTAGACTGGCAGGAAACTTGAGAGTTCGACAGTAAATTCATCCTAGATGATCCTGAACTCGCCTACGTGGCAGAGATGCTTGGTGACTTCAGGGTAATTTAGGATGAGCCTAGCCGACTCTCCGACTACCTTGGGTAGCAATTTTCGCACCAATTTTGGGGGTTCCGAGTCTTCTTTCACCCTGGGATGTGACTTACTCCGGGGGTTGGATGAACGTCTTCAGTTTGGAGAATATCTGGACCACCTTAGCTCGAACTTGAGCATGTTCACTAGCGGCCTTGAGGATGACTGGCGGCAGATAACGTTGTAATAGTTCGTGCAGCTTCTGTTCCTTGTTTGCAACATTTAGGATCTTGAGCTCGACGGTATCAAGCAGCTGCAGTTCCCTCTCCTTCGTTGATGCCGTCGCCATGATTGAGGGGGTATTATGTATTTTGAACTTGATCAgtctcaagcttggagagGCGCTATCTTTTGAACATAAAAATGTTTTAAAGGTATAGAAACGCGTTCAGACGGTGGTTTGCGACTTTTTTTGCTTTGTAAGAGCAGGCACAGGCAGCTCAGTGACGAATAACCTCAGGTAGGTGCTGCTGGGCGATATTGTCTCCAGTCAACCATATCGTGACGTTGCATGACTAAGCTGATATTAGTCAAGTTGGTCACTTTTCTAGTAGATAATAGACATGATGTTAGAAGCTAAAAACTTCCATTAAAACATAAAAAACGAGTGTAGATCATTATttgattttttttttttttttttttttttaaattttattttGCGTACCTGGTGATGAGGTGTACTGCTTGTGACAATATGATGAGATAAGTAAACTCTGGCCAGCTGTTTGGGTAAGTAAAGACTAGAGCCCTCGTCTCAATGAGTTCATGATTCCGACACAACGACATTAGAGgccttttttatttatttgtTTCTTATTACCAATATGCATATATACAGTAAGAACATTAGGATTTCATTTAGATAAGAGTTAATTTATTACCATGAATCACAGTTGAAGATACTATCATCACGCTTCCATCTAGGGTAAGCTTTTCATATGGAAGAAGTCGCGTCATTGATTTTCCGCCACCGTTACTGCTGCACTCCCCTGTCACTTGCCCCTCCAAGCAAAGGCGCTAAGCTCCACTGACCCGGTTGCGTCACTGTGGTTGGGTGcctgtctttggtgtctgtCTGTGCTTCACTTTCACCTTCAACTTTCGCCTTGCAACTTGAAGGTCACATCTCAACCACGACAAGGTCGATTTCTTTCAAGCGCATTGCCGCTATAAGCTGAAAGAACAACGGCACTGAACAGCTCAATATCCAGCTCACGTCACCAGCTTGAGATCAGTGACTATTTAGCCCCGATACTCTCCCCGCTGTTGTCATAGCGGGGCATCAACTCTCGTCGCGCAAGCTACACCGAACCTTACGATATCACATCAATCAACTACGTGTTCGACCCCGAGCCCTCTTCTTACTTCGATACTCTCGATACTCTAAAATTCCACCAAACACGACAGCCTGACACCCCCTGCCCTGCCAGGAGAGTCGCCATCCATGGACGACAACATCTCCACATTCATGTCCATTACGGGCACAAGCACTGATGTCGCCCGGAGCTTTCTCGAGATGACTGCGGGTAACTTCGAGCGTGCCATAGGACTCTTCTTCGAGAACCCCGATCTCGTTTCCGGTGTGGGAGCTGGCCTTTCTTCAACCGACCAGCCAGCAGCTGCACCTGcgacaacagcagcagcaaccaGAGGCAACATTGGCAGACAAGATTCGGCGGGCGTTATTCACATCGATAGTGACGATGACCAGGACATGCAACTCGAAGACTTTAGCGACAATGATGACGATAATGAGAGAGCCGTCGCAGCTCAAGCGGCAGCTCTAGcccaggaagaagaagatatgGCAATGGCAAAGCGATTACAGGAGGAGCTATACCAAGGCAACCAAGGGTCTGGATCAGGAGGAAACCCAGATGATGTCCGGGCACCTATCGCGCGGACTACTGAGACCCTGGTGGCACCCGGATGGGGTGGTGGTGAGCACGATGATGGAATGGAGGCAGCTTTTCTAGAAGAGTTGAGACGCAGGCGGCGGGCAAATCCACGTAAGTGCCTGAACCACCCGCAGTAGACTTCCACTGATGCAGTCATATAGCCAATCGTGCGGGAGGACCATTCTCCCAGCAAATATGGGCCGACCCTGAACGCCGCCCAGCTCAGCCAGCCGAGAATGGAGCCCATGCAAGGCGTCTTGAAGATTTGTTTCGACCACCTTACGATCTGATGGCGCGCATGTCTTGGGATGACGCCCGTACACTaggcaaggaagacaagaagtGGATCTTGGTTAATCTCCAAGACATGAACGACTTTAACTGCCAGGCCCTAAACCGCGACATTTGGAAGGACGAAGCTATCAAATCTCTGGTCTCAGAGAACTTCATATTTCTACAGTATGACAAGGACTTCCCGGATGCCGAGGAGTTTGTGACATTTTATTTCCCCAACCAAACCCACGAGAACCCTGATAACTACCCACATGTCTCGATCATCGACCCCCGAACAGGCGAGCAAGTCAAGGTTTGGACCGGGCGACCTTTCCCTTCCGCGCAAGACTTCCATGCCGAACTCGCCGAGTTTCTCGACCGCTACAGTCTCGCGGCCAATAGCAAGAACCCGGTTGCGAAGACGACAGCACGAAAGCCACAGAGAGTGGATGTCGACCGCATGActgaggatgagatgctTGAAATGGCTTTGAAGAACAGTCTGGAGGGTGCGACAGGAAGCGGAGGCTCCTCAACACCCAACCTCCATGACCCCGATGCTTTAACCAAAGACCCTGGCCCCGAGGAGGGTAAAGGAAAGGAACCTGAAGCCCCGGTTGAACAAAGTCCTTGGGCTCAAATTTCGAGCACCACCCCACATACCGAACCAGAGGCTAACCCAACAACTACTACACGCATTCAATTCCGACACCCTACCGGCCGTGTCATTCGACGATTCAACCTTGATGATCCAGTCCGCAGAATCTATGAATGGCTCAAGGCTGAGCCACTGGAAGGCAAAGAAGGGATCGAATTTGAGCTTAAGAAAATGCCTGCTGGCCAGGATCTCATCGAGAGCCTGGACACGACCGTTGCAGATGCAGGTCTGAAGCAAGGGACAGTCATGATTGAGTTCATTGAGGACTGAGCTGGTGACTGATTGAATGATTTCCTTTTATGCGGGATTACAGCAAACTTTGTAGATAGATCAGTATCGGAGCCATCGGAGTGAATTGGACTGGCTGCAGCCAGTGGAATATGCGGATTCTGAATCCTTGTGGCATCATTGCTATTGGCATTGATTTACCTTTATCATGAGGAGGGCGTGGGAGGTTACTATCTTTAGACAGCTCATCGAAGTCACGCATGAGAAATGACACTTGAAAGCAATGGAACTGTGCAAATGCCATGCTCGCATTCTGTGCCTGGCCATGTATGACAAGGCTAATTTAACACCAATGCAAGTAATCGCAATGTAATTTTATCTATCAAGCTAATGTGATCGCGTCAGCTTGTTCCTGATCCCTAAGAACTAATAGTTTGCCGCTTATTCCAAACCCTTGAACAGATTGAAGTCAAAGCATCAAATGATACGTTTCACCATGCAATAGAGAGAAGCCATGAGCCAATAACGCAACATAAACCCTTGCAAAATGTGATATCAAGTCGTCATACCTGAACATCTTTTAATGAGTTTCGCATCTCTAGAGTTGGGCGTGATTGAACGCAGAAGATAATTGGCCTCAAGACCATGTCGATaactgaggctgaggccaggccaggcccTAGCTGGAGATCTTGGAATCAGGTGCGGGAAGTATTTCCCAGCGACCCCTCCCCCCTGTGGACAACCACTTACAGGGGGGAGAGAGTCTAATAAGGTCGCACCAGGAACGGCCGTGAACAGATCGATTCAGGTTCGATGCGTGCCATTGATTGATTGGCAAAGCAAGGACATGAGCCCGTTGCTCCTCAACAACCCCCACCTCAGGTAAACAGCAACAACCAGCAACCAATACCTAGGTACCCAGAGCCAGCCCGTTCCGTTTCATAGTGGGAAGGTGTTAGCTTACTGTACGGAgtgtttctttttctctacCTCATTAGCTTGCGCCTGCTTGTTTTGGCTGCATGTTGTGTTGATTCTTTCCCTTGCGTAGGCGGAGATTGGCTGTGCTGTGCGACAACCTCTTTTCTATTCTCGCATTCATATGAGCACATTATCATCTCCCTGCTTGTTTCTTATTTCCCtcccttcttttcttcttcttttcatctaGTGCACACTGTTTCTCTTCTGCGAAGAAAAAAAGTCGCGGCAACCGAGACAGATATTTACCACGAACCCGGTTCGAAATAAGACTACGATTTCTTAGTGGTGGGGTTGCTGCTAATCGACACCGCCAAACTACGATATCCGAATTGGAAGCGGGTTCAGTTCGACATCACGCGCCGTTGCGAAACCGTTGACCCGAATAAGAGGCCCTGAAGCGATTGCCAACCGATTGATACTGCTTCGAGTCAATAGCAGTCGGCGAATTCGCAGTGACAACGTCACTCAACCGCGGGGCAAACATCGTTAGTTACCCGAAAACATAAGCTTTCCCACGAACCTACACAATGGCAGATCGCGAGCATGAGGTTGACGACGCGAATGAAGCGCTTGACCCGGAGCTTCTCTACTCCAAGGAATACTGCATTGGTTAGTCCTGACGTGGTCTTGTGTCGTGCGACACCAGATTGGGCACTTGGGCGTAAATGTACTGACATGGCGCAGGTGGTGGCAGTTTCGGCAAAGTTTACAAAGGGTGCGGCGACGATAATATGATCCACAGCGACCGAACTTTGCTAACGAATTCAGAGTCGATAAACGAACGGGCCAAGCTGTAGCGATCAAGGTCATTGATATAGAGAGTGCCGAAGACGAGGTCGAGGATATTATCCAAGAAATCGCCATTCTGTCCGAGCTACAATCACCATATGTCACCAAGTACTATGGATCCTATGCGAAAGGTGCCGAGTTATGGATCGTGATGGAGTTCTGTTCGGGAGGAAGCTGTGCCGACTTGATGAAGCCGGGATTGATTGGAGAGGACTACATCGCCATCATTGTGCGCGAGTTGCTCATGGGTTTGGATTATCTCCACACAGACAAGAAGCTACATCGAGATGTCAAAGGTAAGAAGGATGCCCTCGCCCCTGACGACGCTAATCGCCTGTAGCTGCCAATGTGCTTCTTAGCAGCAATGGTCAAGTCAAACTCGCCGATTTTGGCGTGTCAGGTCAGCTTTCTGCTACCATGACCAAGAAAAACACATTTGTTGGAACACCTTTTTGGATGGCCCCAGAGGTCATTAAGCAATCTGGGTATGATCATAAGGCCGATATTTGGTCTCTCGGTATTACAGCTCTCGAATTGGCCAATGGAGAGCCTCCTTATGCCGATATTCATCCTATGAAAGTTCTCTTTCTTATTCCAAAGAACCCTCCACCACGGCTAGAGGGAAATTTCACCAAAGCCTTCAAAGATTTCATCGAATTATGTCTCCAGCGAGATCCCAAAGACCGACCAACAGCCAAGGATATGCTGCGACACCCGTTTATTAGACGGGCAAAGCGGACAACTTACCTGACTGAGCTTATCGAGAGGCACCAACGCTGGGCAGCTACTCATAAGGGAGAGGACGATGACAACTGGGATTCGGCTAACAGTGGACGAGCTCCTGCAGAACGTGAGCGAGTTGACGAAGATATGTGGGATTTCGGCACGGTGAGACTTGTTGGCGAGCGTGGCGGCATTGTTAATCGACCAGGTCTCAACCAACTGGATGAGAACGCAACAAACGCACGTGCTTCTAGACCACTAGAGAGCGAGGAAGACTATGGCGAGCAACGACGAGACGCAAGCCCAACCAAGTCAAGAGATTTCGCCCTTCAATCCCTTGAGACTGTCAAGGCCAACCCGGGCTCAAGGCAGTCTAGCCCCCAACGAAAGGCTGTtcctcaatctcaatatCAGCAGCCACTCCCATCGCCTACGAGGGCACTGCCTCAAACTCCCTTGAAGCTCCCTCCTCCAAGGGATAACGCCGAGACTCCTCGCCCATTGAGAATAAACCCCCCTGCAATAGTGCAGGAGTCTCCAGAGTATGACCGGGAGCTTCAGAGCCAACTACAGCGTGATATTGGCATGCTCAATCTGGATTACGAACCACAGACTGAGAGGAAAGCCAGTCCACAGATCCAGCAGGTCCAGCCACCACAGTGGTCATTACCACCTGCTCCTCCGGCCCATCAGCAAcgaccaacaacaagcaagCAGATGAGCCTACCTGAGATACCTCCATACAGGCCAAACCAAGCCCCCACGCAGCAAAGGGTACCTTCATTGCAACAGACTTCTGTGCCTCAAGTTCACACGCCCCTCCCAGGGGGTGCACAAGGCCCTCGACCTCTTCCATCAAAAGCTCAGTCGCCCAGCCCATCGGATTTTAACACGCCATCGGCTTTCCCTACACCTGCACCAGCCAATCCCAATGGGGAGCTGGATGCTCTGAACGATGTCATATTCCCAGCCCTGGAGGAGGCGCTTAAGCGGCGACAGATAAACCTGCAGCAGATGTATAAGCCAGGACAGAACCCAGCTCAACTGACACCCCAACAACAACGCGCCGAAGCTTCTCACGAAAAGTTACGAAAATTGGTTTATAAGCTGGCACATGTCTGCAAAGAGATTGATCATTATGACAAGGCCGAGCCTGTTGGGATGGGCAGAGAGGTTGGCAGTTTTCTCGAGGGGCTTCTTGAGGAGATTCTGGTGAGAGTCGAGCCTttggatgaggatgaggaagtGCCCGCTTCATGATGAGTGTACGTTGTGTGATGAGCCATGTGATTAAGAAAAGAAGCGCTGAAGAGTGTTTTGGAGTTTGGGTTTGACATTGTATATGGCATTCTGGCAGGTTGATGATAAAAGGACGGAATAGGTTAGCATGACGAGTATAAAGCGATATGACATGGCTGAGAATAGCTGG
Proteins encoded in this region:
- a CDS encoding kinase-like domain-containing protein, yielding MADREHEVDDANEALDPELLYSKEYCIGGGSFGKVYKGVDKRTGQAVAIKVIDIESAEDEVEDIIQEIAILSELQSPYVTKYYGSYAKGAELWIVMEFCSGGSCADLMKPGLIGEDYIAIIVRELLMGLDYLHTDKKLHRDVKAANVLLSSNGQVKLADFGVSGQLSATMTKKNTFVGTPFWMAPEVIKQSGYDHKADIWSLGITALELANGEPPYADIHPMKVLFLIPKNPPPRLEGNFTKAFKDFIELCLQRDPKDRPTAKDMLRHPFIRRAKRTTYLTELIERHQRWAATHKGEDDDNWDSANSGRAPAERERVDEDMWDFGTVRLVGERGGIVNRPGLNQLDENATNARASRPLESEEDYGEQRRDASPTKSRDFALQSLETVKANPGSRQSSPQRKAVPQSQYQQPLPSPTRALPQTPLKLPPPRDNAETPRPLRINPPAIVQESPEYDRELQSQLQRDIGMLNLDYEPQTERKASPQIQQVQPPQWSLPPAPPAHQQRPTTSKQMSLPEIPPYRPNQAPTQQRVPSLQQTSVPQVHTPLPGGAQGPRPLPSKAQSPSPSDFNTPSAFPTPAPANPNGELDALNDVIFPALEEALKRRQINLQQMYKPGQNPAQLTPQQQRAEASHEKLRKLVYKLAHVCKEIDHYDKAEPVGMGREVGSFLEGLLEEILVRVEPLDEDEEVPAS